Genomic segment of Drosophila simulans strain w501 chromosome 2R, Prin_Dsim_3.1, whole genome shotgun sequence:
tatattgcgGCACGCGCGATTGTGGCCATAACAAACCTGGGCAGTCTTATCACCAGACAGAAAGAATCAAAAAGGGGCCAACAAGAATGATGTTGTGTATGAGCGTcggcagatacagatacatatatgtaagatacagatacagatatgtGTACTATCGTATGCCAGATAATGCTGTACTGAGGGAGTGTAGGGTATCTGCGGCCGAAAAAGTGTGCAGTGGGGCTTATAATCGATTATTTATTCCGATCTCATATttatacatacttatatatgttcaaattttttaaaatatctcgAAGGCTTctcattttaataaactttgcTACCAAAGAGGCAATTGAAAACCATCAAAGCTGCAGCTTGGAGATAAGATTGAAGAAATCTAGCAACCTATTGGGTTAACTACCACCTCCAAAAAGATTCCACACCCTGTCGGGCGATTTTAGCGTATTGGTGAGCAGATAAGAGGGCCACGCCTCCGTCTGAATGGAAATCTTTTATAAGCTATCAGGCCAATGGTGCAAAACTGGCCAGTCATTCCCAATTACTGGACGTACCATATCTTATCAGCTCCGAAGGCGgggaattaaactttaatACCCTGCCTCAGTATGGATTTCACTCATCTATAGTGCCTACAGGTCGATACAAGATAACTATTGGTTATATTGGAAGAAGAGTATTCGTTAGTCGCTGCTTTTAAggtgccaaagccaaaacagTATCATACACGTGCCGCTTATTTTGGTACTTCAACTTTCTCATGCAGACAATGATAACGTTTTGGTTTGATTTAACTCCTCCGATTTATGGCTTAAATATgccaatttgttaatttttcaagGCTTTCAACCTCAAGATTTTTGCGGTACGAAATCATAATAATTCGGAGCCTTGGACTATAACAACTGTTGAATTTTTTCAAGGATAAAAATACAAGTGCTGCGATTAAAAAGAggtagttaattaattttcaaagaaTAAAGTTTTCAAAGTCCAAAGTTGATACTGCTTCATATTGGAACGTTTGATATATGATAAATGTGAAGTATCAGCCTCATCGCTACGACCTTCAAGTTATCTATTATTAAAACCATATACCCATACAATATAACCTTGATAAAAACTGTTACACTTACCTAAGGGAATATATTCTATACATTGTCCGTATTTTTGCCAAAACGAATTTAACGATGcctttaaaattgtatatttgcactaaaaaaaaatatttcaaattaaataattattatttccgaattatttataattttatacgATTTACTACTAATTAAGCCAAactgtgttttaaatttttaacggATAATCCATTAAATAAAAgcttagcatactttttggtaGTTTTCACTTTGCGATTACAAAATGTGAGCTTTTTGACCAAATGTCGGGTTCAATGGACAGCCACACAGCTAGcgttttttaaataaaatgttttcgttttctatttttgtatATGCTAAGATCTATCCCGCGTTGAAAAAATATGCGACTGCAAAAAACGGCCTTGCAAAAAAACGTAGCCTATTGAGAAAACACCAAACTATAAAAACGTTAAATTGATAATGGGAGGTTATCAAATGCACCTACAGATGTAGTAAACAAAAGtcagctgtttttgttgctcatAAGAAAACACCGTACTCAGATATAAGAACAATGTTTATACTACGTTCTAGATCCCTTACAAACATAAAAATCGTTAGATCTCCAAGCATATCTTGTCGTTACGTACAATATAACCAAGGTCAATCTCCGGAGCCAAAAATTCGGGAATACTTTTACTACATCGATCATGAGGGAATGGTGAGTCTCTCAACTACGCATCTGTGCTTCAACTCGCATAACTCTTTTTGCAGCTCTTCCTGGACGATGCAAAGATGAAAAACTTCACAAGTTGCTTCAAGGAGAAGGATTTCCTCAAGTTCTTTTTCAACCGCCTGCGGCTAAACAAAACGAACAGATATGAAACCGAATTTCCATACATTTCTCTCTGTGGCCGCGAAAGGAATTTTATTAGGTGCGATGACACACCTGTTGTGTTTACTGAACAACTGAGGAAGGACGACACGGAGGTGCTGAGCTTTGCGCACTCGGGACAGGTCCTTACCCTGCCTTACGAACCCCACAAACTGTACATGGATCCGCGAAACGGAAGGGTCTATCATCCAGCGACGCCACAGGCGGGCGGAATAGGCCTAGTCCGCTCCAAACTGGCCATCGAGCTCAGCCAGCACTTTGAGTTCCCCGCTGGCGAGGCTTCCCCCACACATTTCCGATGGAACGGGGAACGGCTAGAATTGCAGAACGAGTGGGTTAGCAATACTCAGCGATTTCCCATGAACGAGGAGtgtaaataattgaataactTTAATCGATTAAAATTGAGACAACGATAAGTTATAACTTACAGAGTATTTGTATATTGCTTTTACTCAATGCTAAGTGGCTTAAACTCGCCCTCCTTAACCCAGGACAGACCAGTTGCATGTCCACCATTTCCTTGTTGCGCTGAGGGCTCCGTCTGCTTGCTTCTTCCGGCCTTGATGCGCTCCAGAACGGGCCCGTGCACGTCCTGTTGGAATTTCTCGAATACTATGTAGTGCGGATCTTCGGTGGGCGGGGTGTCGAATATGTGCTCCTTGCTCTCCTTGATATTTTCCTGTACGCGAGCAACATACTCCTCCTTGTTATTCATCAGCAGCTCCGCAGCTTCTCTGTTCTTGAGCTTATCTACTTCAATGCCCCGAATACTGTCCAATGGATCGGAGAAAATGACTTGCAGGTACTTTAAAAGCTGCCAAAGATGATCCTCTCCACAGCGCCACTCCGGGAAGGCGTGGCTCACGTCCAAACTGTGGGTGTACGGGCACACATGGGGATGAATCACATCCTGCTGGAAAATTATGGTCTAAAGGGGACTTGTAAAGTTACATACGTTTGCTCTATTTCCGTTCCTACTCACCGGAAGACTTTTGTCGTCGGGAAAACGATCTGGGAGCAGAATTGTGAACCGAAAAACACTTTCCGCATACAAGCCCTGTCGGCCAAAGAAGACTCCAAACCACTCTAtaagcaaaatataaaattagctAAAGAGTGCAAACAGGTTGCAGGTGGGTAGACTTACGCAAGGAGTTAGCATAGCTGGGTATCACATATATGCCACTCAACTTCTCTGACTCAATCATTTTGCTAAaacataagaaattaaatatgtttagtTTTACCCCACGGAGTTATCAGTGTGATCTGAAAACTCACTATTCGGCCAGAATTTTATACTCCTGCTGTATGGTTGTGATCAGCAACTTGTCATCTTTCTTATGCGCATCCAAATCGAGAGTCATTTTGCCCGGACaatagaaaaattaaacaaaaaactaggAACATAAACAAACGGACAATTTTGTTGCTTGCTGAACAGCTGATAGGGGAGTGTTGCCACTCTTTCCTAATACCTAAGTGGTTCGCCGTGTTTAGGAGCCCTGGTTATCGcactaaaacaaaacaaagcatgCGGCCTTCAAAATCCTGACAAAAATGACGACTACATTAGAAGAGCAGCTTTCAGACAAGTTGCAGATGATGGACGATACCACGGATAAGGTACAGGGGTCGTCGGAGCTGAAGGAAGATAGCAGTATAGCCGCAAGTTCAGATGCCACGACAGCGTCCCCTTCTTCCAACGACAGTGCGACCAAAGTCGCCGCACCGGAGATCGAATTTTACAACAAGGCTCAGAAATATTGGTCTGAGGTACCGGCGACTGTCAATGGGATGCTCGGCGGCCTGGGCTACATCAGTGCCATCGATATTCAGGGATCGAATACGTTCCTGCGCGAGATCCGCGTGCCGGGCAACAGGTTGGCCCTCGACTGCGGAGCTGGCATCGGTCGGGTGACTCGAAATCTCCTGATTCCCCGCTTCAGCTGCGTGGATCTTGTCGAGCAGGATCCCGCGTTTGCCGATAAAGCACGGGAGTACTGCACCTCGAAGGACGGGAGCCGTGGAAAGGTGGGACAGGTCTATAACGTGGGATTGCAGAAGTTTACGCCTACGCAGCAGTACGACCTCGTTTGGAGCCAGTGGGTGCTGGGACATCTCACGGACCGCGATCTGGTCTCGTTCTTTCGGCGCATCAAGCAGGGACTGGCGCCCGGCGGCTTCTTTTGTCTGAAGGAAAACGTGAGCAGCTCGAGGAAGACAGTGGAGGATAAGAATGACTCGTCGGTTACGAGGCCTCTGGACAGCTATGAACACTTCCTAAAAGAAACCGGATTTCGCATTGTACGCAAGGTCAAGCAACAAAACTTTCCCAAGGGACTGTTTCCAGTGTACATGATCGCCTGCAAACCCGTCTCCAAGGAATAGGTTTAgtatttagttttattgttgACCTATAAGCGATTGTACTAAAGCTATCCGAAAATTCAATGTCACATTACTAGCTAGTCACTTCAAATTGTAGCGTTCTAATCAACGAATAAACAAGCTTGCAAAAGCTTGAACACGTTCCTTAATTGATGCCTTCAAAGTGCTTTATTCACCGAATATAAACAAGAAATATCAATTGAAAGcgaaataaaagtaatatttttacCAAAAAGGCGACCTCACAATAGTATCGATTGCCAATAAATTCGTTAGGAGTAGAAAAATATGCTTCTTTATGCTTCTTTTATGCTTCTTCTTGCAATTAGCAATAAAGAGGAAGATCTGGCGACAGCGGATTGATTATAAGCTTAATCTTTTGCCTGGACatgacatacatatatttaagcaAACGCCATAAAATACGTTATGAAACAAGACGATTacttgaaaagtttttagcGAATATAATTAcgtcaaaaacaaaaatcaaattcaaatatataatcatgtcaaaaggaaaggaaaaattaaaaaacctaAGAACAATACTTAAACATGCAAAAGTTGATAAAAAGTTTGTAAAAGAgtttatttttgatatataCTATTTATGCATTTCGGAATTAAGAGTCATACTCAGctctttttcaaatttttacgCTGGATTCAGAAACTATTTTTTTAGCATACTTGTAAAGAGGCTGCAAACTAAGCATATGTCTGCATTCGTTGAGGTAATATTTCAAACtgaatttttaaatctttGTTCAAGCTTATATAGCTAACATGAAATTCACATATTCTATTCTATAATATCACACTAGGCCATCGTAGTGGTTATATGCTCCCCAGCATGGGAGAAGATGTGAGTTTTCTACTGCCCGACTTTTCTATATGCTATAAGAACGCACCTTATTTAACAAATAGGCGTTGTTCATTTTTAAGTACATACGGACTTGGTTCTGTAGTGCCTGATAAGCACGGCTTATAATTTCTAAATCCTAAGAAGAGATTGGCTATTAGTATTCATAGCGTTTTGTATGTAGCTACTGCCTTTGCCAAAGTTGTGTATCTCTAAGAACAAACGTTATTTATCCCTTAACGATTGCGCTTTCAATCAGAGAACACTTTCCACATTGCTACATAAACTAAAGTGTTTCAGTTCTGAGCTTCTCAGTTCAAATCGCTGCGAACTTATATTTAACTATTGTAAAAGTCCTGCAGAGTGttgaaataaaagtaattCAGAAAACCTTTTGAGGGAGAATCACACATGTGCAAAATCACTGTGccgcatatgtatatttaaaatgtgacTGCGAAAAATCAGCCACGAACACAATGCTTAGATTGtctaataatattaaataggacacatacatacatttatagtTTCCCGAGATTGAAAACACACTACCCATAAATATACTAAGTATCTGAAAGATAAAAGGATGCGAATCCGAACCTATAAAGTATACTTGCTTGTCTCCATCTCCCTTGCAATGactaacgggtatctgatagtcgaaaAGAtgcgaaatcgaaaaaatgtTCGCAAATACTTAAGTAGCTGCCTGAATGATCTGTACAGCAATTCATTTTggtaatcaaataaaaatataataatttttcaaagatttttaatGACTTCTAATTGACTTCAGGATGATAAGAGGGTTCATaaaggcaggcaaatattctaaattttgtacatttgcaAAAAGAGAATTGTATGTAttataatcatcatcatcttcatcattgaatttgaatttaaaattactttttaaaatataatttcccCTATAGTTTGTTTTAGCCGATTGAGTCGACACTTAAGGACATTTTGATCTTACATTAAAGCTTATGTAAAGATGCTATGCCTCTTAGATTGAACAAAGATCAGGTGGTActattgtttaaataaataaattaagctcAACTGATAAGAAATTATAGGTTACATTTTTAAaggtgaaaaacaaaaaactgaataCTAGACATCTATGTTTTAATAAATCCAAATTTTTTGACCGGCGGAAGTGATATATCAAGTCATGAAATAGTTCTCGCAGTCACCGAATCCTAATCAAATTGAGAATCTATAATGAGACGTCAAGAAGAGGACGGGCGAGAACTGTACAATCGTCTTGGAAGTCTAGTCCTGTGTAAAAATGGTTATAGTTTGTTTATTCCATTAAGAAATTATCTAAGTTGTGTATTGTGCTTTCATTCTATTTCATATCCtcattatttttgattttgtaatacaatataaattaatgttCATGTTTTTCTTCAGGCCTCATaaggcatttaaaaatattatacgAGTTAATAAGCGACATCTTTTAAAGAGGCATTTGTAGGGGAGACTTCGTGATCAGCTAAGTCGATATAGCAATGTCCGTTAATTAATAGTTCCGGGATTGAAAGGTATTGATTGCGATAAAACTTGTGGTATCAGATCTttgatacatatattaatttacCATTACTTGGGAGAAATAACATTAAATTGGTACCCTATCATAAAAGTAAAGGACTTTCCGATGT
This window contains:
- the LOC6733780 gene encoding UPF0598 protein CG30010 — encoded protein: MFILRSRSLTNIKIVRSPSISCRYVQYNQGQSPEPKIREYFYYIDHEGMLFLDDAKMKNFTSCFKEKDFLKFFFNRLRLNKTNRYETEFPYISLCGRERNFIRCDDTPVVFTEQLRKDDTEVLSFAHSGQVLTLPYEPHKLYMDPRNGRVYHPATPQAGGIGLVRSKLAIELSQHFEFPAGEASPTHFRWNGERLELQNEWVSNTQRFPMNEECK
- the LOC6733781 gene encoding protein crossbronx, yielding MTLDLDAHKKDDKLLITTIQQEYKILAEYKMIESEKLSGIYVIPSYANSLQWFGVFFGRQGLYAESVFRFTILLPDRFPDDKSLPTIIFQQDVIHPHVCPYTHSLDVSHAFPEWRCGEDHLWQLLKYLQVIFSDPLDSIRGIEVDKLKNREAAELLMNNKEEYVARVQENIKESKEHIFDTPPTEDPHYIVFEKFQQDVHGPVLERIKAGRSKQTEPSAQQGNGGHATGLSWVKEGEFKPLSIE
- the LOC6733782 gene encoding alpha N-terminal protein methyltransferase 1, with the translated sequence MTTTLEEQLSDKLQMMDDTTDKVQGSSELKEDSSIAASSDATTASPSSNDSATKVAAPEIEFYNKAQKYWSEVPATVNGMLGGLGYISAIDIQGSNTFLREIRVPGNRLALDCGAGIGRVTRNLLIPRFSCVDLVEQDPAFADKAREYCTSKDGSRGKVGQVYNVGLQKFTPTQQYDLVWSQWVLGHLTDRDLVSFFRRIKQGLAPGGFFCLKENVSSSRKTVEDKNDSSVTRPLDSYEHFLKETGFRIVRKVKQQNFPKGLFPVYMIACKPVSKE